Proteins encoded in a region of the Mesotoga sp. Brook.08.105.5.1 genome:
- a CDS encoding alpha/beta hydrolase, with amino-acid sequence MKSFLIIVIAAVSSFCFAAENYTLHSDIPYRSQDNSLLNSLDIYVPKGSGIETSSFPVMIMIHGGGWRRGDKANRDVTLHKVPYFISNNWIFVSVNYRLSPEVKHPVHVQDVAAAVAWVKENIPSYGGDADRIFIMGHSAGAHLAALVSTDERYLEECGVGLEAISGVILLDGAGYDIRASLEDYNEGIAVDLMYINAFGREEEVWYDASPINHVSSGKSIPPFLIVYAGRRIKSEEISRDFALELQLSGIPVWLYHAIDKNHAGVNTDLGLPEDGLTSAVTDFLNRLLDEQYSQISSEAKKDET; translated from the coding sequence CCATACAGATCTCAGGACAACAGTCTGCTGAACAGCCTGGACATCTATGTACCGAAAGGATCCGGGATTGAAACCTCTTCTTTCCCGGTAATGATAATGATTCACGGAGGTGGCTGGAGAAGAGGGGATAAGGCAAACAGGGATGTCACCCTACACAAGGTTCCCTATTTCATCTCGAATAACTGGATATTCGTGAGCGTAAATTACAGGCTATCACCAGAAGTGAAACACCCGGTACACGTTCAAGATGTGGCCGCCGCTGTTGCGTGGGTGAAAGAGAATATTCCTTCTTATGGAGGAGACGCAGATAGAATATTCATTATGGGTCATTCTGCCGGAGCGCACCTTGCCGCACTCGTTTCGACTGATGAGAGATACCTTGAGGAATGCGGGGTCGGTCTTGAAGCAATCAGTGGGGTTATTCTCCTTGATGGAGCGGGTTATGACATACGAGCTAGTCTTGAAGATTATAACGAGGGAATCGCAGTTGATTTGATGTATATCAATGCTTTTGGTCGCGAAGAAGAGGTGTGGTATGACGCGTCCCCGATAAACCATGTCTCTTCAGGAAAATCGATACCTCCGTTCCTGATAGTATATGCCGGCAGACGTATCAAGTCTGAAGAGATCTCCAGAGACTTTGCTCTGGAACTACAGCTCTCCGGAATACCCGTCTGGTTATACCACGCTATAGACAAAAATCACGCCGGTGTAAACACAGATCTGGGACTGCCAGAAGATGGTCTTACTTCAGCGGTAACGGATTTTCTGAATCGATTACTCGATGAGCAGTACAGTCAGATAAGTTCCGAGGCCAAAAAAGACGAGACGTAA
- a CDS encoding DUF433 domain-containing protein, translated as MDYKDFIHSDSRIMLGKPVIRGTRITVEHILSELTAGMEISEIVEAHPSLDKEKVRAAIAYALDVLRNEEVYSLAEKK; from the coding sequence ATGGATTACAAGGACTTTATCCATTCAGATTCAAGAATAATGCTAGGCAAGCCAGTGATCAGGGGAACAAGGATAACTGTCGAGCACATACTTTCAGAGCTGACAGCTGGAATGGAAATCTCTGAGATCGTTGAAGCGCATCCTTCACTTGACAAAGAGAAGGTCAGGGCAGCAATCGCTTATGCTCTTGATGTATTGCGCAACGAGGAAGTGTACTCTCTTGCCGAAAAGAAGTGA
- a CDS encoding Fic family protein yields MLGEETRHCVAIEGMFSSEEDLDAVIERNASSSSVQSEIINYFRAAQFVYDLALQYRNDYVKPHYIHVIRTLHSQMFRNVKSPYPTGEFRTGGVEIMNARITPPFDPRDWMDMFVRYIDYALEKFPIYGAIARIQTLFESIHPFYDGNGRVGRLLVNFILIVNGYCNISIKGLKEQDRMEYYEALEMADSGIEKMINSNSHESFDERVALIETGDFSSLEDLIYSALLDAMDRCIIIANDSSKLLNVRQVAEELGISETAVKKRINTGNLIASKLRTGRWLVFPYNIK; encoded by the coding sequence ATGCTCGGAGAAGAGACGAGGCATTGTGTCGCGATAGAAGGCATGTTTAGTTCTGAAGAAGACCTTGATGCGGTTATAGAGAGAAATGCTTCTTCAAGCAGCGTGCAGAGCGAAATCATAAACTACTTCAGGGCAGCTCAGTTTGTCTACGATCTAGCTCTACAATACAGAAATGATTACGTGAAGCCTCATTACATTCACGTAATCAGAACACTCCATAGTCAGATGTTTAGAAATGTAAAGTCGCCTTATCCAACAGGAGAATTCCGTACTGGCGGTGTTGAAATTATGAATGCAAGAATTACTCCTCCCTTTGACCCGAGAGATTGGATGGATATGTTTGTCCGGTACATCGATTATGCTCTGGAGAAATTCCCGATCTATGGTGCCATAGCCAGAATTCAGACTTTGTTCGAGTCTATTCATCCTTTTTATGACGGGAACGGGAGGGTTGGCAGACTTCTAGTGAATTTCATACTGATCGTGAACGGTTACTGCAATATCTCAATTAAAGGTTTGAAGGAACAAGATAGAATGGAATACTATGAAGCTCTGGAGATGGCAGATTCCGGGATAGAGAAGATGATCAATTCGAATTCGCACGAGTCCTTTGATGAAAGGGTAGCACTAATCGAGACCGGCGACTTCTCATCCCTGGAAGATCTCATCTATTCAGCGCTCCTAGATGCAATGGATAGATGCATCATTATCGCAAACGACAGTTCTAAACTCCTTAACGTCAGGCAGGTAGCAGAAGAACTGGGAATCTCTGAAACCGCAGTGAAGAAGAGAATCAATACAGGTAATCTTATAGCGAGCAAATTAAGAACGGGAAGATGGCTGGTTTTTCCGTATAACATCAAGTGA